A genomic segment from Streptomyces sp. NBC_00459 encodes:
- a CDS encoding cation:proton antiporter regulatory subunit: protein MSAPRLRATPLPGIGVQYDLVTREQRHLSVVAHRDGGRTVNLYRDDDPDSCAQSLRLTAPEAASLIDALSPSHHSSSLLSTTPLGLVAERVEVAAGSRWNGRVLGETRMRTETGASVVAVLRRAEAIPSPTPAFRLAGGDVIIVIGTREGVDAAAAILGRE from the coding sequence GTGTCTGCGCCACGCCTGCGGGCGACTCCACTGCCGGGTATAGGGGTTCAGTACGACCTCGTCACACGTGAGCAACGGCATCTGTCGGTGGTGGCCCACCGGGACGGCGGCCGTACCGTGAACCTCTACCGGGACGACGATCCGGACTCGTGCGCCCAGTCGCTGCGGCTGACCGCGCCCGAGGCGGCCTCGCTGATCGACGCGCTGAGTCCCTCGCACCACAGCTCCAGTCTGCTGTCCACGACACCGCTGGGGCTGGTCGCGGAGCGGGTGGAGGTCGCCGCCGGGTCGCGCTGGAACGGGCGGGTCCTCGGGGAGACACGGATGCGGACGGAGACCGGCGCGTCCGTGGTCGCTGTGCTGCGGCGGGCCGAGGCGATCCCCTCCCCGACGCCCGCCTTCCGGCTGGCCGGCGGTGACGTGATCATCGTGATCGGCACCCGCGAGGGCGTCGACGCCGCCGCGGCGATACTCGGACGGGAGTGA
- a CDS encoding beta-L-arabinofuranosidase domain-containing protein, whose product MTPQLSRRFLLQSAILAAAAPAFAYAASGRAAAAALPAPSAWTLRPFELKEVSLGTGVFASKRQLMLDHGRGYDVNRLLQVFRANAGLSTGGAVAPGGWEGLDGEANGNLRGHYTGHFLSMLSQAYASTGEQTYADKISTMVGALTDVRAALRTDPRMLTVTGKWGGAHENVRGSYQYVDLPAAVLGGAAAITLSIWVKPTHDANWQRVFDFGNDTTRYMYLASRNGSGVPRFAITTNGAGGEQGLNGTAALPLNQWSHLAVTISGTTGTLYVNGAAVATNTAMTVNPSVLGTLTNNWLGRSNYSGDPVYAGAFDEFNVYSRALTAADITSLQSNEAKKSTAGLGNLASYYFSATTGGTFGDASGRGLTATLRRTWGGPSHQGFLAAYPETQFIALESATSADYTKIWAPYYTAHKILKGLLDAYLATDDARALDLASGMCDWMYSRLSKLPDATLQRMWGIFSSGEFGGIVETIVDLYTITGKADHLALAKLFDLDTLIDACAANTDTLNGLHANQHIPIFTGYVRLYDATGETRYLTAAKNFWGMVVPQRMYGIGGTSTGEFWKARGVIAGTISDTNAETCCAYNLLKLSRTLFFHEQDPKYMDYYERALYNQVLGSKQDKADAEKPLVTYFIGLMPGHVRDYTPKQGTTCCEGTGMESATKYQDSVYFKSADGASLYVNLYSPSTLTWAEKGVTVTQTTEYPKEQGTTLTIGGGSAAFALRLRVPVWATAGFQVTVNGQAVSGTPVAGSYFAVSRTWQSGDVVRISVPFRLRVEKALDDPSLQTLFYGPVNLVARSTSTSYLSVGLYRNAALSGDLLPSLTPVSGKPLHYTLNGTEFAPFSEGTEDPTHAYVRRAEPTVVFGTVSSGIANPAKSDGTTLLDEIWAGAPFANKAALVARVQSTTTAWVSAGLLTQAAANTVVSTAQGASYVS is encoded by the coding sequence GTGACCCCCCAGCTGTCGAGGCGGTTTCTGCTCCAGAGCGCGATCCTCGCCGCCGCCGCGCCCGCGTTCGCCTACGCCGCCTCCGGACGGGCCGCCGCCGCTGCCCTGCCCGCGCCGTCCGCCTGGACGCTGCGTCCCTTCGAGCTGAAGGAGGTCTCGCTCGGCACGGGCGTCTTCGCGAGCAAGCGCCAGCTGATGCTGGACCACGGGCGCGGCTACGACGTGAACCGGCTGCTCCAGGTGTTCCGCGCCAACGCGGGCCTCTCCACCGGCGGGGCGGTCGCCCCGGGCGGCTGGGAGGGCCTGGACGGCGAGGCCAACGGCAACCTGCGCGGCCACTACACCGGCCACTTCCTGAGCATGCTGTCGCAGGCGTACGCGAGCACCGGGGAGCAGACCTACGCCGACAAGATCTCGACCATGGTCGGCGCGCTCACCGACGTGCGCGCGGCGCTGCGCACCGACCCGCGCATGCTCACCGTCACCGGGAAATGGGGCGGCGCCCACGAGAACGTCCGGGGCTCCTACCAGTACGTGGACCTCCCGGCGGCCGTACTGGGCGGCGCCGCGGCGATCACCCTGTCGATCTGGGTCAAGCCCACGCACGACGCCAACTGGCAGCGGGTCTTCGACTTCGGCAACGACACCACCCGGTACATGTACCTGGCCTCCCGCAACGGCAGCGGGGTGCCGCGCTTCGCCATCACCACCAACGGTGCCGGCGGCGAACAGGGCCTCAACGGCACCGCCGCGCTGCCGCTGAACCAGTGGAGCCATCTCGCGGTGACCATCTCCGGCACCACGGGAACCCTTTACGTCAACGGCGCCGCCGTCGCGACGAACACCGCGATGACCGTCAACCCGTCCGTCCTGGGCACCCTGACGAACAACTGGCTGGGCCGTTCCAACTACTCCGGCGACCCGGTCTACGCGGGCGCCTTCGACGAGTTCAACGTCTACTCGCGCGCCCTGACCGCGGCCGACATCACCTCGCTGCAGAGCAACGAGGCCAAGAAGTCCACCGCGGGGCTCGGCAACCTCGCCTCGTACTACTTCTCCGCCACGACCGGCGGCACCTTCGGCGACGCCTCCGGGCGCGGGCTGACCGCCACCCTGCGCCGCACCTGGGGCGGCCCGAGCCACCAGGGCTTCCTCGCCGCCTACCCGGAGACACAGTTCATCGCCCTGGAGTCGGCGACAAGCGCCGACTACACCAAGATCTGGGCGCCCTACTACACGGCGCACAAGATCCTCAAGGGTCTGCTGGACGCCTACCTCGCCACGGACGACGCCCGGGCGCTGGACCTCGCGTCCGGGATGTGCGACTGGATGTACTCCCGGCTGTCCAAGCTGCCCGACGCCACCCTGCAGCGGATGTGGGGGATCTTCTCCAGCGGTGAGTTCGGCGGCATCGTCGAGACCATCGTCGACCTCTACACGATCACCGGGAAGGCCGATCACCTCGCCCTGGCCAAGCTGTTCGACCTCGACACGCTCATCGACGCGTGCGCGGCGAACACCGACACGCTGAACGGCCTGCACGCCAACCAGCACATCCCGATCTTCACCGGGTACGTACGGCTGTACGACGCGACGGGCGAGACCCGCTATCTGACCGCCGCGAAGAACTTCTGGGGCATGGTCGTCCCGCAGCGCATGTACGGGATCGGCGGCACCAGCACGGGCGAGTTCTGGAAGGCTCGCGGGGTGATCGCGGGGACGATCAGCGACACCAACGCCGAGACCTGCTGCGCGTACAACCTGCTCAAGCTGAGCCGGACGCTGTTCTTCCACGAGCAGGACCCGAAGTACATGGACTACTACGAGCGGGCCCTCTACAACCAGGTGCTCGGCTCCAAGCAGGACAAGGCCGACGCCGAGAAGCCCCTCGTCACGTACTTCATCGGGCTCATGCCCGGGCATGTGCGCGACTACACGCCCAAGCAGGGCACCACCTGCTGCGAGGGCACCGGCATGGAGAGCGCCACGAAGTACCAGGACTCGGTGTACTTCAAGTCGGCCGACGGCGCCTCCCTGTACGTCAACCTGTACAGCCCCTCCACCCTGACCTGGGCCGAGAAGGGCGTCACGGTCACCCAGACCACCGAGTACCCGAAGGAGCAGGGCACCACGCTCACGATCGGGGGCGGCAGCGCGGCCTTCGCGCTGCGGCTGCGGGTGCCGGTCTGGGCGACGGCCGGCTTCCAGGTGACCGTCAACGGGCAGGCGGTGAGCGGGACTCCGGTCGCCGGGAGCTACTTCGCGGTGTCGCGGACCTGGCAGAGCGGGGATGTCGTACGGATCAGCGTGCCGTTCCGGCTGCGGGTCGAGAAGGCGCTCGACGACCCGTCGCTGCAGACCCTGTTCTACGGGCCGGTGAACCTGGTCGCGCGCAGTACGAGCACGAGCTACCTGTCCGTCGGGCTGTACCGCAACGCCGCGCTCTCCGGCGACCTGCTGCCCTCCCTCACCCCGGTGAGCGGCAAGCCGCTGCACTACACGCTGAACGGCACCGAGTTCGCCCCCTTCTCCGAGGGGACCGAGGACCCGACGCACGCCTATGTCCGGCGCGCCGAGCCGACGGTCGTGTTCGGGACCGTCTCCTCCGGGATCGCCAACCCGGCGAAGAGCGACGGCACCACGCTGCTCGACGAGATCTGGGCGGGGGCGCCCTTCGCGAACAAGGCCGCGCTGGTGGCTCGGGTGCAGTCGACGACGACGGCCTGGGTGTCGGCGGGGCTTCTCACGCAGGCGGCGGCCAACACGGTGGTGAGCACGGCGCAGGGCGCGTCGTACGTGTCCTGA
- a CDS encoding cation:proton antiporter: MHSQVLLIEFGAIILALGLLGRMAARLSFSPIPLYLLAGLAFGEGGLLPLGASEEFIATGAEIGVILLLLMLGLEYTASDLVSNLKSHYPAGLVDFTLNALPGAVAALLLGWGPVAAVVLAGVTWISSSGVIAKVLGDLGRVGNRETPVILSILVLEDLAMAVYLPIVTALVAGVSLAAGSVTLAIALGAAGLVLFVAVRFGRVISRFVSSDDPEKLLLVVLGLTILVAGIAQELQVSAAVGAFLVGIALSGEVAEGAHTLLSPLRDLFAAIFFVFFGLHTDPASIPPVLLPALALAVVTAGTKITTGYWAARRAGISVKGRWRAGGALVARGEFSIVIAGLAVTAGIESDLGPLATAYVLILVVAGPLTARWTEPLAARAGAWRTRRARSGTPAEAPANETVQPTTVGD, encoded by the coding sequence ATGCACTCCCAGGTTCTGCTGATCGAGTTCGGTGCCATCATCCTCGCGCTCGGGCTGCTCGGCCGGATGGCCGCCCGGCTCAGCTTCTCCCCGATACCCCTCTATCTGCTCGCCGGTCTCGCCTTCGGCGAAGGCGGTCTGCTGCCGCTCGGCGCCAGCGAGGAGTTCATCGCGACCGGCGCCGAAATCGGCGTCATACTGCTGCTGTTGATGCTCGGGCTCGAGTACACGGCCAGCGATCTCGTCTCCAACCTCAAGTCCCACTACCCGGCAGGGCTGGTGGACTTCACCCTGAACGCGCTGCCCGGCGCCGTCGCCGCGCTGCTGCTCGGCTGGGGCCCGGTCGCCGCCGTCGTGCTCGCCGGGGTCACCTGGATCTCGTCCTCCGGTGTCATCGCCAAGGTGCTGGGCGACCTGGGCCGGGTCGGCAACCGCGAAACCCCGGTGATCCTCAGCATCCTGGTCCTGGAGGACCTGGCGATGGCGGTCTATCTGCCGATCGTCACCGCGCTGGTGGCCGGTGTCTCGCTCGCCGCCGGCAGTGTCACCCTGGCGATCGCGCTGGGGGCCGCCGGGCTGGTGCTGTTCGTGGCGGTCCGCTTCGGCCGGGTCATCTCCCGCTTCGTCTCCAGCGACGACCCCGAGAAGCTGCTGCTGGTCGTCCTCGGCCTGACCATTCTCGTCGCGGGCATCGCCCAGGAGCTCCAGGTGTCCGCCGCCGTAGGGGCGTTCCTCGTCGGGATCGCGCTGTCGGGCGAGGTGGCGGAGGGGGCGCACACCCTGCTCAGTCCGCTGAGGGACCTGTTCGCGGCCATCTTCTTCGTCTTCTTCGGGCTGCACACCGACCCGGCCAGTATCCCGCCCGTGCTGCTGCCGGCCCTCGCCCTCGCCGTCGTCACGGCAGGCACGAAGATCACCACCGGCTACTGGGCGGCCCGCCGCGCCGGAATCTCGGTCAAGGGCCGCTGGCGGGCGGGCGGCGCGCTGGTGGCGCGCGGCGAGTTCTCCATCGTCATCGCGGGCCTCGCGGTCACCGCCGGCATCGAGTCCGACCTCGGCCCGCTGGCGACGGCGTACGTTCTGATCCTGGTCGTCGCAGGCCCGCTCACCGCCCGCTGGACCGAGCCCCTGGCAGCCCGGGCCGGCGCGTGGCGAACCCGGCGCGCCCGCTCCGGGACCCCGGCCGAGGCACCGGCGAACGAGACGGTGCAGCCGACGACGGTGGGCGACTGA
- a CDS encoding response regulator transcription factor, with translation MTIRVLLADDQALLRATFRILIDSEADMTVVGEATDGSEAVELTRAHLPDVVLMDIRMPGTDGLAATAAVCADPELSATRVLILTTFETDEYVARALRAGASGFLGKDVTAEALLDGIRTVASGESLLSPGATRTLITRFLNSPAPGTQLATPEALAALTTREREVMCLAAEGGSNDEIAAKLYVSPLTVRTHVHRAMTKLGARDRAQLVVIAYQSGLVRALPPQTS, from the coding sequence ATGACCATTCGTGTCCTGCTCGCCGACGACCAGGCCCTGCTCCGGGCGACCTTCCGGATCCTGATCGACTCCGAGGCCGACATGACGGTGGTCGGCGAGGCCACCGACGGCAGCGAGGCGGTCGAGCTGACCCGCGCCCATCTCCCCGACGTGGTCCTCATGGACATCCGGATGCCCGGCACCGACGGACTGGCCGCCACCGCCGCGGTCTGCGCCGACCCGGAACTGTCCGCGACGCGTGTGCTGATCCTGACGACGTTCGAGACGGACGAGTACGTGGCCCGGGCGCTGCGGGCCGGCGCCAGCGGCTTCCTCGGCAAGGACGTCACCGCCGAGGCACTGCTCGACGGCATCCGCACGGTGGCCTCCGGCGAATCCCTCCTCTCCCCGGGCGCTACCCGCACCCTCATCACCCGCTTCCTCAACTCCCCGGCACCGGGCACCCAGTTGGCGACCCCGGAGGCGCTCGCGGCGCTCACCACCCGTGAACGGGAGGTGATGTGCCTGGCGGCAGAGGGCGGCTCGAACGACGAGATCGCGGCGAAGCTGTACGTCAGCCCGCTGACCGTGCGTACCCACGTACACCGCGCGATGACGAAACTGGGCGCCCGCGACCGGGCCCAACTGGTCGTCATCGCCTACCAGTCGGGGTTGGTGCGGGCCCTGCCGCCGCAGACGTCGTGA
- a CDS encoding MMPL family transporter has product MATFLYKLGRLAFRRRWYVALMWLAVLAAVGAGAATAPAAPDADNTMPGIESQKAFDLMDQRFPGSNAHGANARVVFVAPGGEKVTATENRAAIEKFVGEVADGSQVSSAADPFQAQAVSEDASTAYATVNYRAKPDDLTDATKNHLEDAVKEARGSGLTVEVGGTALATTPSAGGAAEAIGIAIAALVLIVTFGSLAAAGLPLLTAIIGVGVSMASILALSSALGLSSTTGTLASMLGLACGIDYAVFIVSRYREERGKGHGPQEAAALATGTAGSAVVFAGLTVVIALAGLMVVGVPMLTKMGLAAAGAVGVGVLVALTLVPALVGFWPNALLSRSARKTGRIEQADETNGGSRWARFVLRRPIPVLIASVAGLGALAIPVMDLQLGTSGDEAKPTSTTERRAYDDLATAFGPGFNGPLTIVVDAKGAADAKGAVATISERIAATKGVVSVSRARFNPAGDTAIFSAVPADAPTSTKTQDLVKTIRSDRSATVAGTDAEFSVTGSTAANIDVAQKMQDALVPYLIVVVGLAIVLLLLVFRSILVPVKAALGFLLSVLAALGSVIAVFQWGWGASLLGVETTGPIMSMMPIFLVGIVFGLAMDYEVFLVARMREAYVHGDGPAQAVVTGFRYSARVVVAAALIMMAVFSGFIGAGESIIKMIGFGLAVAVLFDAFVVRMAFVPAVLALLGRAAWWMPDWLDKVLPKVDVEGEALAHRAATPEDGADGTADREAVRV; this is encoded by the coding sequence GTGGCCACCTTCCTGTACAAGCTGGGCCGACTGGCCTTCCGGCGGCGCTGGTACGTCGCCCTGATGTGGCTGGCGGTGCTCGCCGCCGTCGGTGCCGGTGCCGCGACGGCGCCCGCCGCGCCCGACGCCGACAACACGATGCCGGGAATCGAGTCCCAGAAGGCCTTCGACCTGATGGACCAGCGGTTCCCCGGTTCCAACGCGCACGGCGCGAACGCCCGGGTGGTGTTCGTGGCGCCGGGCGGCGAGAAGGTCACCGCCACCGAGAACAGGGCGGCGATCGAGAAGTTCGTGGGCGAGGTGGCCGACGGTTCGCAGGTCTCGTCCGCCGCCGACCCCTTCCAGGCGCAGGCGGTCAGCGAGGACGCCTCGACGGCGTACGCCACCGTCAACTACAGGGCGAAGCCCGACGATCTCACCGACGCCACCAAGAACCACCTAGAGGACGCCGTCAAGGAGGCGCGGGGCTCGGGGCTGACCGTCGAGGTCGGCGGCACGGCGCTGGCGACCACGCCCTCGGCGGGCGGCGCGGCCGAGGCGATCGGTATCGCCATCGCGGCCCTCGTCCTGATCGTCACCTTCGGTTCGCTGGCCGCCGCCGGGCTGCCGCTGCTGACCGCGATCATCGGTGTGGGCGTCAGCATGGCGTCGATCCTGGCGCTGAGCAGCGCGCTCGGTCTGTCCTCGACGACCGGGACGCTCGCCAGCATGCTGGGCCTCGCCTGCGGTATCGACTACGCGGTGTTCATCGTCTCCCGGTACCGGGAGGAGCGTGGCAAGGGGCACGGCCCGCAGGAGGCCGCCGCCCTCGCGACCGGCACCGCCGGTTCGGCGGTCGTCTTCGCCGGTCTCACCGTCGTCATCGCACTGGCCGGGCTCATGGTGGTCGGGGTGCCGATGCTCACGAAGATGGGGCTGGCCGCCGCCGGCGCGGTCGGTGTGGGCGTGCTCGTCGCGCTGACGCTGGTACCGGCCCTGGTCGGGTTCTGGCCGAACGCCCTGCTCTCGCGCTCCGCCCGGAAGACCGGGCGCATCGAGCAGGCCGACGAGACCAACGGCGGCAGCCGCTGGGCGCGGTTCGTGCTGCGCCGTCCGATCCCGGTGCTGATCGCCTCGGTGGCCGGTCTCGGCGCCCTCGCGATACCCGTGATGGACCTCCAGCTGGGCACGTCCGGCGACGAGGCCAAGCCGACCTCCACCACCGAGCGCCGCGCCTACGACGACCTCGCGACGGCCTTCGGCCCCGGCTTCAACGGCCCCCTGACGATCGTCGTGGACGCCAAGGGTGCTGCCGACGCCAAGGGCGCGGTGGCGACGATCTCCGAGAGGATCGCCGCCACGAAGGGGGTCGTGTCCGTCTCCCGGGCCCGCTTCAACCCCGCCGGTGACACCGCGATCTTCTCCGCGGTCCCGGCCGACGCGCCGACCAGCACGAAGACACAGGACCTCGTGAAGACCATCCGGTCCGACCGGTCGGCCACGGTGGCCGGCACGGACGCGGAGTTCAGTGTCACCGGCAGCACGGCCGCGAACATCGACGTCGCCCAGAAGATGCAGGACGCGCTGGTCCCGTACCTGATCGTGGTCGTGGGTCTGGCCATCGTGCTGCTCCTGCTGGTCTTCCGGTCGATCCTCGTACCCGTGAAGGCCGCCCTCGGCTTCCTCCTGTCGGTGCTGGCGGCGCTCGGTTCCGTGATCGCGGTGTTCCAGTGGGGCTGGGGCGCCTCGCTCCTCGGCGTCGAGACGACCGGTCCGATCATGAGCATGATGCCGATCTTCCTGGTGGGCATCGTCTTCGGCCTCGCGATGGACTACGAGGTGTTCCTGGTCGCCCGGATGCGGGAGGCGTACGTCCACGGGGACGGGCCCGCGCAGGCGGTCGTCACCGGGTTCCGGTACAGCGCGCGGGTCGTCGTCGCCGCCGCGCTGATCATGATGGCCGTCTTCTCCGGGTTCATCGGGGCCGGCGAGTCCATCATCAAGATGATCGGCTTCGGACTGGCCGTGGCCGTCCTGTTCGACGCCTTCGTGGTCCGGATGGCGTTCGTCCCGGCCGTACTGGCCCTGCTCGGCAGGGCCGCCTGGTGGATGCCGGACTGGCTGGACAAGGTGCTTCCCAAGGTCGACGTGGAGGGCGAGGCACTCGCGCACAGGGCGGCCACACCCGAGGACGGGGCGGACGGAACGGCAGACCGGGAGGCGGTCCGGGTCTGA
- a CDS encoding DinB family protein, translated as MSTTPDGRPIPPAHADERAMLSAWLDFHRATLALKCQGLDDRQLRLASAAPSEMTLLGLVQHLAEVERNWFQRVFARLDVPLVYPEGKGDGFTLVPERGLDEALAVWRAEVARSRELVTAAGSLDESGRLSEAEAAMAGTQGLSLRWIMVHMIEEYARHNGHADLLRELVDGATGA; from the coding sequence ATGTCGACTACACCGGACGGCCGTCCCATACCTCCCGCGCACGCCGACGAACGCGCCATGCTGAGTGCCTGGCTCGACTTCCACCGCGCCACCCTCGCCCTCAAGTGCCAGGGCCTCGACGACCGGCAGTTGCGCCTCGCCTCGGCGGCTCCCTCGGAGATGACGCTGCTCGGGCTCGTCCAGCACCTGGCCGAGGTCGAACGGAACTGGTTCCAGCGGGTGTTCGCGCGCCTCGACGTGCCCCTCGTGTACCCGGAGGGCAAGGGCGACGGTTTCACCCTCGTCCCCGAGCGCGGCCTCGACGAGGCGCTGGCCGTCTGGCGGGCGGAGGTCGCGCGGAGCCGGGAGCTGGTCACCGCCGCCGGCTCACTGGACGAGTCCGGACGCCTGTCGGAGGCGGAGGCGGCTATGGCAGGTACCCAGGGGCTCTCGCTGCGCTGGATCATGGTGCACATGATCGAGGAGTACGCCCGCCACAACGGCCACGCCGACCTCCTGCGCGAACTCGTCGACGGGGCCACGGGTGCCTGA
- a CDS encoding sensor histidine kinase yields the protein MNIAIERYIADHPRVVDTVTVVTLFVLFLVGARISLPGATRREELWPAVLLAVNACAGVLLSRSRPRTAVVVTTACAMTASALGYLLTVLMLAPAMVAIYWLAVLTDRRTTRFHCVGVIVVLVTTATILDPVDHPLVLKTVAPIAYVLVPVAAGSARRMRRAYLDAVHARADHAERTREEEARHRVTEERMRIARELHDVVAHHLALANAQATTAAHLARSNPEQTRRMLNDLTGTTSSALRELKATVGLLRHADDVDTPLEPAPGLSRLPELMDTVRSAGLGVTLTTVGRERPLSPGVDLTAFRIVQEALTNITKHAAGAAACVRLAYSADRLAITVTNNATTTSVPAGPAAPVPAHGFGLIGMRERAQSVGGNLEAGHRPQGGFEVSTALPLYPQPSEEEERTS from the coding sequence ATGAACATCGCCATCGAGCGCTACATCGCGGACCATCCACGTGTCGTCGACACGGTGACCGTGGTGACGCTGTTCGTCCTCTTCCTGGTCGGCGCCCGGATCAGCCTGCCCGGCGCCACCCGGCGCGAGGAACTGTGGCCCGCCGTGCTCCTCGCCGTCAACGCGTGCGCCGGCGTGCTGCTGAGCCGCAGCCGTCCACGTACGGCCGTCGTCGTGACCACGGCCTGTGCGATGACGGCGAGCGCGCTGGGATATCTGCTCACCGTGCTGATGCTGGCCCCCGCCATGGTGGCGATCTACTGGCTGGCGGTTCTCACCGACCGCAGGACGACCCGCTTCCACTGCGTCGGCGTGATCGTCGTGCTGGTGACCACGGCCACGATCCTCGACCCGGTCGACCACCCGCTCGTCCTCAAGACGGTCGCCCCCATCGCCTATGTACTCGTCCCGGTCGCCGCCGGCAGCGCGCGACGCATGCGTCGTGCCTACCTGGACGCCGTGCACGCCCGCGCCGACCACGCCGAGCGGACCCGCGAGGAGGAGGCCCGCCACCGGGTGACCGAGGAACGCATGCGCATCGCCCGGGAGTTGCACGACGTCGTCGCCCACCATCTGGCTCTGGCCAACGCCCAGGCGACCACCGCCGCACATCTCGCGCGCAGCAACCCCGAGCAGACCCGCCGGATGCTCAACGACCTCACCGGCACCACCTCGTCGGCGCTGCGCGAGCTCAAGGCCACCGTCGGTCTGCTGCGCCACGCCGACGACGTCGACACCCCGCTGGAACCGGCCCCCGGGCTCTCCCGGCTCCCCGAGCTGATGGACACGGTCCGCTCCGCCGGGCTCGGGGTCACCCTCACCACCGTGGGCAGGGAACGCCCGTTGTCCCCGGGGGTGGACCTGACGGCGTTCCGGATCGTGCAGGAGGCTCTCACCAACATCACGAAGCACGCGGCCGGAGCGGCGGCGTGTGTGCGGCTCGCGTACTCGGCGGACCGGCTGGCCATCACGGTCACCAACAATGCCACCACCACCTCGGTCCCCGCAGGTCCCGCCGCCCCCGTGCCTGCCCACGGTTTCGGTCTGATCGGGATGCGGGAGCGCGCCCAGTCCGTCGGCGGCAACCTGGAGGCAGGACATCGCCCGCAGGGCGGATTCGAGGTCTCCACCGCGCTGCCCCTCTACCCCCAGCCCTCGGAAGAAGAAGAGCGCACCTCATGA
- a CDS encoding family 43 glycosylhydrolase, producing MVVAVTVPVAIGTPAFAAVPASPAVTFTNPIAEQRADPHIYKHTDGYYYFTATVPAYDRIVLRRATTLQGLATAAETTIWTKHASGDMGAHIWAPEIHFIDGKWYVYFAAGASNDIWKIRPYVLESSSANPITGTWTEKGRIALPLDTFSLDATTFVVNGTRYLSWAQNDPAVGDGTNIYLAKMSNPWTISGTPAMISRPTLSWEIIGHTVNEGPSVIQRNGKLFMAFSASATDANYCLGLLTASASADLLNPASWTKSPQPVFTSNAATGQYGPGHNTFTVSEDGKSDVLVYHDRNYKDISGDPLNDPNRRTRYQKLYWNADGTPNFGIPVSDGLTPVRFSSFNYPDRYIRHWEYRAKLEANVTNLADSQFRIVTGLTGSGTVSLESANFPGYYLRHKNYELWVEKNSGTATFLADASFTRRAGLADPAGVSFESYNFPGRYIRHYNGLIQLQPISTSLDQQDATYYAE from the coding sequence CTGGTCGTCGCCGTGACCGTGCCCGTCGCCATCGGCACCCCGGCGTTCGCCGCCGTCCCGGCCTCCCCGGCCGTCACCTTCACCAACCCGATCGCCGAGCAGCGCGCCGACCCGCACATCTACAAGCACACCGACGGCTACTACTACTTCACCGCCACGGTCCCCGCGTACGACCGGATCGTGCTGCGTCGCGCCACCACGCTCCAGGGCCTCGCGACCGCCGCCGAGACGACGATCTGGACCAAGCACGCCAGCGGTGACATGGGCGCCCACATCTGGGCTCCGGAGATCCACTTCATCGACGGCAAGTGGTACGTGTACTTCGCGGCCGGCGCCTCCAACGACATCTGGAAGATCCGCCCTTACGTCCTGGAGTCCTCCTCCGCCAACCCGATCACCGGGACCTGGACCGAGAAGGGCCGGATCGCACTGCCGCTGGACACCTTCTCGCTGGACGCGACGACCTTCGTGGTGAACGGCACCCGCTATCTGAGCTGGGCGCAGAACGACCCGGCCGTCGGCGACGGCACCAACATCTACCTCGCGAAGATGTCCAACCCCTGGACCATCAGCGGCACTCCGGCGATGATCTCCCGGCCCACGCTGTCCTGGGAGATCATCGGGCACACGGTGAACGAGGGGCCCTCCGTCATCCAGCGGAACGGGAAGCTCTTCATGGCCTTCTCGGCGAGCGCCACCGACGCCAACTACTGCCTCGGGCTGCTGACCGCGTCCGCCTCCGCCGACCTGCTCAACCCGGCCTCCTGGACGAAGAGTCCGCAGCCGGTGTTCACGAGCAACGCCGCGACCGGGCAGTACGGGCCGGGCCACAACACGTTCACGGTCTCCGAGGACGGCAAGTCCGACGTCCTCGTCTACCACGACCGCAACTACAAGGACATCAGCGGCGATCCGCTCAACGACCCCAACCGGCGCACCCGTTACCAGAAGCTGTACTGGAACGCCGACGGCACCCCGAACTTCGGCATCCCGGTCTCCGACGGTCTCACCCCGGTCCGGTTCTCGTCGTTCAACTACCCGGACCGGTACATCCGGCACTGGGAGTACCGGGCGAAGCTGGAGGCGAACGTCACCAACCTCGCCGACTCGCAGTTCCGGATCGTCACCGGGCTGACCGGCTCCGGAACCGTCTCGCTGGAGTCGGCGAACTTCCCCGGCTACTACCTCCGGCACAAGAACTACGAGCTGTGGGTGGAGAAGAACAGCGGCACGGCCACCTTCCTGGCCGACGCGTCCTTCACCCGGCGGGCGGGCCTCGCCGACCCCGCCGGGGTGTCCTTCGAGTCGTACAACTTCCCGGGCCGTTACATCCGGCACTACAACGGCCTCATCCAGCTCCAGCCGATCAGCACGTCCCTGGACCAGCAGGACGCGACCTACTACGCCGAGTAG